Proteins encoded together in one Gemmatimonadota bacterium DH-78 window:
- a CDS encoding polyphosphate kinase 2 family protein, producing the protein MQPVPSPYLVPFDGSFRIDGAPTAPPADAPGKSVLKDHLGALNDELADLQRQLYAEDRHSLLLVFQAMDAAGKDGTIRKILRGVNPAGCQVFSFKQPSKEELDHDFLWRVAKRTPERGRIGVFNRSHYEEVLVVRVHPEYLGGQRLPVDDAGSEAFWNRRLESIGDWERHLADSGTVILKFFLNVSREEQRDRFLDRLNEPEKHWKFSFGDVEERQHWGAYMDAYQKALAATSRPWAPWYAIPADDKHFMRTTVAGIVVDTLRGMPLAWPTVDEEHRARFAEMREMLERGTL; encoded by the coding sequence ATGCAGCCGGTGCCGTCGCCCTACCTCGTGCCCTTCGACGGGTCGTTCCGTATCGACGGAGCGCCCACCGCTCCACCCGCCGACGCGCCCGGCAAGAGCGTGCTCAAGGACCACCTCGGGGCGCTCAACGACGAGCTCGCCGACCTCCAGCGCCAGCTCTACGCCGAGGACCGCCACTCGCTCCTGCTCGTCTTCCAGGCGATGGACGCGGCCGGCAAGGACGGCACGATCCGCAAGATCCTCCGCGGCGTGAATCCGGCCGGCTGTCAGGTGTTTTCCTTCAAGCAGCCCTCGAAAGAGGAGCTCGACCACGACTTTCTTTGGCGAGTGGCCAAGCGCACCCCCGAGCGCGGGCGGATCGGCGTGTTCAACCGCAGCCACTACGAGGAGGTGCTGGTGGTGCGGGTCCACCCGGAGTACCTGGGAGGCCAGCGCCTGCCGGTGGACGACGCCGGTTCCGAGGCGTTCTGGAATCGCCGACTCGAGTCGATCGGCGACTGGGAGCGACACCTCGCCGACTCCGGCACGGTGATCCTCAAGTTCTTCCTCAACGTCTCTCGCGAAGAGCAGCGAGACCGCTTTCTCGATCGCCTCAACGAGCCCGAGAAGCACTGGAAGTTCTCCTTCGGCGACGTCGAGGAGCGGCAGCACTGGGGTGCCTACATGGACGCGTATCAGAAGGCGCTGGCCGCCACCTCGCGGCCCTGGGCTCCCTGGTACGCGATCCCGGCCGACGACAAGCACTTCATGCGAACCACCGTGGCCGGAATCGTGGTCGACACCCTCCGCGGCATGCCCCTCGCCTGGCCCACTGTCGACGAGGAGCACCGGGCCCGATTCGCGGAGATGCGCGAGATGCTGGAACGCGGAACGCTGTAG
- a CDS encoding PadR family transcriptional regulator, producing MPVEMQSLIRDVNELLVLSSLREGAKHGYQIALDVEADSRGMFSFQHGTLYPILHRLEKAGLVAGRWSTGQGRRRKEYQLTGRGRDALDGRARSLDTVVTNLLQVIRGAEPEAS from the coding sequence ATGCCCGTCGAGATGCAGTCCCTCATCCGCGACGTGAACGAGCTGCTGGTGCTGTCGAGCCTGCGCGAGGGGGCCAAACACGGTTACCAGATCGCGCTCGACGTCGAGGCCGACAGCCGGGGCATGTTCAGCTTCCAGCACGGCACCCTCTACCCCATTCTCCACCGCCTCGAGAAAGCCGGACTCGTGGCCGGGCGATGGTCCACCGGACAGGGTCGGCGTCGGAAGGAGTACCAACTCACGGGGCGCGGCCGCGACGCTCTGGACGGACGCGCCCGCTCCCTCGACACGGTGGTCACCAACCTCCTGCAGGTGATCCGGGGCGCGGAGCCGGAGGCCTCGTGA
- a CDS encoding DUF559 domain-containing protein: MRVHRSRTLLRSEKTRLDGVPVTTATRTLLDLSVAASARTIERAVAEALARGFSTEARLADCLRRHARLPGSARLGAVLDLGPPALTRSEAEERFLALVRRADVPRPRVNGRIGPYEVDFHWPGARLVVEIDGYGPHHSRRAFERDRRRDATLVARGYSVIRVTWREMTDQPEKVVFRLGQALAAREGSPPDGTR, translated from the coding sequence GTGCGTGTTCACCGCAGCCGCACGCTGCTGCGTTCCGAGAAGACACGCCTCGACGGCGTGCCGGTGACCACCGCGACGCGCACGCTGCTCGACCTGTCGGTGGCGGCCTCGGCACGAACGATCGAGCGGGCCGTGGCCGAGGCCCTCGCCCGAGGGTTCAGCACGGAGGCCCGTCTCGCCGACTGCCTGCGACGGCACGCGCGCCTGCCGGGGTCGGCTCGCCTCGGTGCGGTGCTCGACCTGGGTCCACCGGCGCTCACGCGGTCCGAGGCCGAAGAGCGATTCCTGGCTCTGGTGCGCCGCGCCGATGTGCCCCGCCCCCGGGTCAACGGGCGGATCGGGCCGTACGAGGTCGACTTCCACTGGCCGGGGGCGCGCCTGGTCGTGGAGATCGACGGCTATGGACCGCACCATTCCCGTCGCGCCTTCGAACGGGACCGCCGCCGAGACGCCACGCTCGTCGCCCGGGGCTACAGCGTGATCCGGGTCACGTGGCGCGAAATGACGGATCAGCCGGAGAAGGTCGTCTTTCGCCTCGGACAGGCACTGGCCGCCCGGGAGGGTTCGCCTCCGGACGGGACAAGATGA